The Tripterygium wilfordii isolate XIE 37 chromosome 4, ASM1340144v1, whole genome shotgun sequence genome has a window encoding:
- the LOC119997319 gene encoding uncharacterized protein LOC119997319, with the protein MGRGRGKGKKLTASNHDDTGSGEEEKIPVQKRRGRPQKPLKDEIDGEDAEKIEEEDGESGKTGLSSGKEVKSPTGAENGKKRKRNSQAKEKTDLVKEENGSGVRSGNDDSVKSNGFRHNGSRRKSTPRRAAEAGVACK; encoded by the coding sequence ATGGGCAGAGGTAGGGGGAAGGGAAAGAAATTGACTGCTAGCAATCATGATGATACTGGAAGTGGTGAAGAAGAGAAAATCCCTGTGCAGAAGCGAAGAGGAAGACCTCAGAAACCATTGAAAGATGAGATTGATGGGGAAGATGCTGAAAAAATAGAGGAGGAAGATGGTGAAAGTGGAAAAACAGGTCTATCAAGCggcaaagaagtgaaaagcccCACTGGTGCAGAGAATGGGAAAAAGCGGAAGCGAAACTCACAAGCAAAAGAGAAGACCGATTTAGTGAAGGAGGAAAATGGTAGTGGGGTCAGATCTGGGAATGATGATTCAGTTAAGTCCAATGGATTCCGGCATAATGGGAGCAGGAGAAAAAGCACACCTCGTAGGGCTGCTGAGGCAGGTGTAGCGTGCAAGTGA